A window of the Microscilla marina ATCC 23134 genome harbors these coding sequences:
- a CDS encoding PAS domain-containing sensor histidine kinase → MEVTHLIENIVNHIDAGLFLRDVSTKEAIYYSPGFFKIWEVEEVDWNEQTDSFLNFVHPDDKARVEANHHKFIKSDTRRNDEYRIITPKNNEKWVWVRTFPVYNTQGELYCQAGIIEDITYKKTVEKDLTSLTKSKDEMLRMLSHDLRSPLQSILGLTQLLEMETHSLDNQDLSKYIQLIKESCNFANNLMADLLDTHSLEEGKGELNLSETKLSKLLTESCHMFEQQAIKKNISLNLIIDAAHDSEMTLDATKIIQAVNNLLSNAIKFTSRHGQVTVTLNDASNYATICVKDSGIGIPADKIPFLFDKFTKARRAGTSGEKTTGLGMSITKHIIDQHKGEISVESKVNEGTSFIIKLFK, encoded by the coding sequence ATGGAAGTAACTCACCTGATTGAAAATATTGTAAACCATATCGATGCAGGTTTGTTTTTACGAGATGTATCTACTAAAGAAGCCATTTATTATAGTCCTGGATTTTTTAAAATATGGGAGGTGGAAGAAGTTGATTGGAATGAACAAACCGATTCGTTTTTGAACTTTGTGCACCCTGACGATAAAGCTCGGGTAGAAGCAAATCACCATAAATTTATCAAGAGCGATACCCGCAGAAACGACGAGTACCGTATCATTACCCCGAAAAACAATGAAAAGTGGGTATGGGTCAGAACATTCCCTGTGTATAACACCCAAGGTGAATTGTATTGTCAGGCGGGCATTATAGAGGATATTACTTATAAAAAAACGGTAGAAAAAGACCTTACATCTTTGACCAAATCAAAAGATGAAATGTTGCGCATGTTGTCGCATGACTTACGCAGCCCCCTTCAGTCTATTTTGGGGCTTACCCAATTGCTGGAAATGGAAACCCATAGTTTAGACAATCAAGACTTAAGCAAGTACATTCAGTTAATCAAAGAGAGCTGTAACTTTGCCAATAACCTGATGGCTGACCTCTTAGATACTCATTCGCTTGAAGAGGGCAAAGGTGAACTAAACTTATCAGAAACCAAACTGAGCAAGCTATTGACCGAGTCTTGCCACATGTTTGAACAACAAGCCATCAAAAAGAATATATCATTGAACTTGATTATAGATGCTGCGCACGACAGTGAAATGACGCTAGATGCCACCAAAATCATTCAGGCGGTCAACAACTTGCTGTCTAATGCCATTAAGTTTACCTCTCGCCATGGGCAAGTAACAGTAACACTCAACGACGCCTCCAACTATGCCACTATTTGCGTCAAAGATTCGGGCATTGGCATTCCAGCCGATAAAATTCCTTTTTTGTTTGACAAGTTTACCAAAGCTCGGCGGGCAGGCACCAGCGGTGAAAAAACGACCGGGTTAGGCATGTCTATTACCAAACACATCATAGATCAGCACAAGGGTGAAATATCGGTAGAAAGTAAGGTAAACGAGGGTACAAGCTTTATTATCAAACTTTTTAAGTAA
- the lysS gene encoding lysine--tRNA ligase, with product MQFNMRPEQERVRIEKLEELRKLGINPYPADLYEINASSADIKTDCDHLAAGDKVEEGKYKQVSVAGRLMSRRIQGKAGFAELQDSQGRVQIYMNRDEICPGEDKSYYNNVYKKLVDLGDILGVKGYVFKTQTGELSIWVTEYILLTKAIKPLPQPKTDEDGKVHDAFTDPELRYRQRYVDLVVNPQVRDTFIKRTKLVNTMRDYLNDKGYLEVETPILQPLYGGAAARPFKTHHNTLDMTLYLRIANELYLKRLIVGGFDGVYEFSKDFRNEGMSRFHNPEFTQVELYVAYKDYEWMMNLVEEMVEKVAIALHGTTEVQVGANTINFQRPWKRYTMFEAIEHFTGIDISEMNEDQLRETCKKLDVETDPSMGKGKLIDEIFGEKCEGSLIQPTFITNYPVEMSPLAKSHRDKPGLVERFEAIANGKEICNAFSELNDPLDQRQRFEDQVNLGKRGDDEAMTLDEDFLRALEYGMPPTAGLGIGIDRLSMIMTNSSTIQEVLFFPQMRPEKQPVIATVEDYKSIGVREELVPIIQKLGYFEIEKLKEANANKLHQEVCGMRKKLKLNDVKNPSKEEVADWLA from the coding sequence ATGCAATTTAACATGAGACCTGAGCAGGAACGCGTGCGCATAGAGAAGCTGGAAGAGCTGCGCAAGTTAGGGATAAATCCTTATCCTGCCGATTTGTACGAAATCAATGCCTCCAGTGCTGACATCAAAACCGACTGCGATCATTTGGCCGCAGGTGATAAGGTAGAGGAAGGTAAGTACAAACAGGTTTCTGTAGCCGGGCGTTTGATGAGCCGTCGTATTCAGGGCAAAGCAGGGTTTGCTGAATTACAAGATTCACAAGGACGTGTACAGATTTATATGAACCGCGATGAGATTTGTCCGGGAGAAGATAAGTCTTATTACAACAATGTGTATAAAAAACTAGTTGACCTGGGCGATATTCTTGGTGTCAAAGGCTACGTTTTTAAAACTCAAACGGGTGAGTTGAGTATCTGGGTAACCGAGTATATCTTGCTTACCAAGGCAATCAAACCATTGCCCCAGCCCAAAACCGACGAGGATGGCAAAGTGCACGATGCTTTTACCGACCCTGAATTGCGTTACCGTCAGCGTTATGTAGACTTAGTTGTAAACCCACAAGTAAGAGATACTTTCATTAAGCGTACCAAGCTGGTAAACACCATGCGGGACTACCTCAATGATAAAGGGTATTTAGAAGTAGAAACCCCCATACTACAGCCTTTGTATGGAGGAGCTGCTGCCCGACCATTTAAAACTCACCACAATACGTTGGACATGACATTGTACTTACGCATTGCCAACGAGTTGTACCTCAAAAGACTAATTGTGGGTGGCTTTGATGGAGTATACGAGTTTTCTAAGGACTTTCGTAACGAAGGCATGAGCCGTTTTCATAATCCGGAATTTACTCAAGTTGAGCTATACGTGGCTTACAAAGACTATGAGTGGATGATGAACCTGGTAGAAGAAATGGTAGAAAAAGTTGCCATTGCTTTGCACGGCACTACTGAGGTGCAAGTAGGCGCCAATACCATCAATTTTCAACGCCCCTGGAAACGTTATACGATGTTCGAAGCCATTGAGCACTTTACGGGCATTGATATTTCTGAAATGAACGAAGATCAGCTGCGCGAAACGTGTAAAAAGCTGGATGTGGAAACTGACCCTTCTATGGGTAAAGGCAAGTTGATTGATGAGATTTTTGGCGAAAAATGCGAAGGCTCCCTTATCCAACCTACCTTTATTACCAACTACCCAGTAGAAATGTCGCCTTTGGCTAAAAGCCACCGCGATAAGCCTGGTTTGGTAGAGCGTTTTGAAGCTATAGCCAATGGAAAAGAGATTTGCAATGCTTTTTCTGAACTGAACGATCCCCTGGATCAACGCCAGCGTTTTGAAGACCAGGTAAACCTGGGCAAACGAGGCGATGATGAAGCTATGACTCTTGACGAGGATTTCTTGCGTGCGCTTGAGTATGGAATGCCACCTACAGCTGGTTTGGGTATTGGCATCGACCGTTTGTCTATGATCATGACGAACTCTTCTACTATTCAAGAAGTGTTGTTTTTCCCGCAGATGCGTCCCGAAAAGCAACCAGTCATTGCTACAGTAGAAGATTACAAGTCGATAGGTGTGCGTGAAGAGTTAGTGCCTATTATTCAAAAACTAGGGTACTTTGAAATAGAAAAACTAAAAGAAGCCAACGCTAATAAATTGCATCAGGAAGTGTGCGGAATGCGCAAAAAACTCAAACTGAATGATGTGAAAAACCCTTCTAAAGAAGAAGTAGCCGATTGGCTGGCTTAG
- a CDS encoding LytR/AlgR family response regulator transcription factor encodes MIKTLIIEDEEYIRKGLISMIEMLDKGLTIIGECASVQEAITVSKACKPDLVFLDINLADGNAFEFLEKTSQLAHRVIFTTAYEKYALQALKQGAIDYILKPVDLDELETAIDKALVSLSRKNTPETNPKQWNDDKDKLVLRLQDSLQIIDLKTLMFCKSDKGYTTFYLANGKSFVASKSLKDYEGQLPSATFVRTHQSYCVNLNYIDKYDKNGYVILRNGEAIPVSSRKKESFVALLLKAGIH; translated from the coding sequence ATGATTAAAACACTCATTATAGAAGATGAAGAGTATATCCGCAAAGGACTGATTAGTATGATTGAGATGCTCGATAAGGGGCTCACTATTATTGGGGAGTGTGCCTCGGTGCAAGAAGCCATTACGGTAAGTAAGGCCTGTAAGCCAGATTTGGTTTTTCTGGACATTAACCTGGCAGATGGCAACGCTTTTGAGTTTTTAGAAAAAACTTCGCAATTGGCGCATAGGGTTATTTTTACCACTGCCTACGAAAAATATGCACTGCAGGCATTGAAACAAGGCGCTATTGATTATATACTAAAGCCGGTAGATTTGGATGAACTGGAAACTGCTATAGACAAGGCTTTGGTGAGCCTTTCCCGAAAAAACACCCCTGAAACCAACCCCAAACAATGGAACGACGACAAAGACAAGCTGGTGCTTCGGCTACAAGACAGCCTACAGATTATAGATTTGAAAACACTTATGTTTTGTAAATCAGACAAAGGCTATACTACTTTTTATTTGGCAAATGGCAAATCTTTTGTGGCTTCCAAATCGCTGAAAGACTATGAAGGGCAACTACCCTCGGCTACTTTTGTGCGCACACATCAGTCTTATTGTGTTAACCTCAATTACATAGACAAATATGACAAAAACGGCTATGTGATTTTACGCAATGGGGAGGCAATTCCAGTATCGAGCCGTAAAAAAGAAAGCTTTGTGGCGCTATTGCTCAAAGCAGGTATTCATTAA
- a CDS encoding tetratricopeptide repeat protein, which translates to MTNYSLKLLTSLFIWALPFFAWGQKSKLAIDSLKQVLQKHPTADTTKVNILNALARVQLRLKKADEAAQYVAKAQELAHQLKFTKGKAYSLNIQARLHAQKSDFSKAVEYFEKSRQAFAQVGDQRNVGLAWYSIGLAHYFQSNYKTAQKYFEKSRALATKINDQQTLSTALNGLASAYADLSKYEQAIQTYKEALEVYRKIDDTKGIASCYNNMGTVCDDQGNYPLAVEYYHKSLATYQEMGHKPGISKCFNNLGIIYKKQLEYDKALQYYEQSLSLGKQLKDKRNVAKCLNNMGLIYKKKGDNQKAVEYLEKSLKLSKQIGNQHLSSQCLTNIADIMLTTGKPVLAYQYYERGLAIKQKIGDQKGISLAYLGLSDVHIYKKEYPQALDKALTAKKIADAHQIKTQQKEVYKALAEIYSALGQYQNAYENHVAYKKLHDEIFNKKKIQKITQLESQYKYQKELALASQRELKLVKKVEVADLNLAQSQKQTLQAIIGFLVFLICAGAVIVWLIWKAAKSERTRAQVEQKLLRSQMTPHFIFNSLSILQGIILNKEYKKAITYLSKFSRLLRIVLENSRDKIVPLDNELKAVENYLIVQNLGASQPYNYSIDLEAHINPQDILIPPMMIQPFVENAIEHGFTGKKEDKRIQVNIAFANQKLTCAVVDNGVGIGEEMLQKNESKKSLATAITTERLKIFSKEFKVKTAIDIQNRANFNEKGTIVTLVLPYKIKKDD; encoded by the coding sequence ATGACAAATTACTCTTTAAAACTACTCACGTCATTGTTTATCTGGGCGCTCCCTTTTTTTGCCTGGGGGCAAAAGTCTAAATTAGCTATAGACAGCCTGAAGCAAGTATTGCAAAAACACCCAACGGCTGATACTACCAAGGTAAATATTTTGAATGCATTGGCAAGAGTTCAGTTAAGGCTTAAAAAGGCAGACGAAGCTGCCCAATATGTAGCAAAAGCCCAAGAACTTGCCCACCAACTCAAGTTTACTAAAGGCAAGGCTTATAGCCTAAATATACAGGCGCGCCTACACGCCCAAAAGTCAGACTTTTCTAAAGCCGTCGAATATTTCGAAAAATCGCGTCAGGCATTTGCCCAAGTAGGTGACCAAAGAAATGTGGGGCTTGCCTGGTATTCTATAGGCTTGGCGCACTACTTTCAAAGCAACTACAAGACTGCCCAGAAGTATTTTGAAAAATCGCGTGCTTTGGCCACTAAAATAAATGATCAACAAACACTTTCGACGGCGCTCAACGGGCTTGCCAGTGCTTATGCCGATCTAAGCAAGTATGAACAAGCGATACAAACTTATAAAGAGGCACTGGAGGTGTACCGCAAAATTGACGACACAAAGGGCATTGCGAGTTGCTATAACAATATGGGTACAGTTTGCGATGACCAGGGCAATTACCCCCTGGCCGTAGAATACTATCACAAATCCCTGGCAACTTATCAGGAAATGGGGCATAAGCCGGGTATATCGAAATGCTTCAACAACTTGGGAATCATTTACAAAAAACAGCTAGAGTACGACAAGGCGTTGCAATACTATGAGCAATCATTGAGTTTGGGCAAACAACTTAAAGACAAACGCAATGTTGCCAAATGCCTGAATAACATGGGGTTGATTTATAAAAAGAAAGGAGATAATCAAAAGGCGGTAGAATACCTGGAAAAATCTTTAAAACTCAGCAAACAAATCGGTAACCAACACTTATCGTCTCAATGCCTGACCAACATTGCCGATATTATGCTTACCACTGGCAAACCAGTCCTGGCTTACCAGTATTACGAAAGGGGGTTAGCTATTAAGCAAAAAATTGGTGACCAAAAAGGGATCAGTCTGGCATATTTGGGGCTAAGCGATGTGCATATTTATAAGAAAGAGTACCCACAAGCATTGGATAAGGCGCTTACAGCAAAAAAAATAGCGGATGCCCACCAAATAAAAACCCAACAAAAGGAGGTTTATAAAGCCTTGGCAGAGATATATAGTGCCTTGGGGCAATACCAAAATGCTTATGAAAACCATGTGGCTTACAAAAAGCTACACGATGAGATTTTTAATAAAAAGAAAATTCAAAAGATTACACAGCTAGAGTCCCAATACAAGTACCAAAAGGAATTGGCTTTGGCAAGTCAAAGAGAGCTGAAGTTGGTAAAAAAAGTAGAAGTAGCAGATTTAAACCTGGCACAATCTCAAAAACAAACCCTACAGGCCATCATTGGCTTTTTGGTATTTTTGATATGTGCCGGGGCAGTCATTGTATGGTTGATCTGGAAAGCGGCAAAGTCGGAGCGTACACGTGCCCAGGTAGAGCAAAAACTGTTGCGTTCGCAAATGACCCCTCATTTTATATTCAACTCCCTGTCGATATTGCAAGGTATTATACTCAACAAAGAGTATAAAAAAGCCATTACTTATTTGTCTAAGTTTTCGAGGTTGCTACGCATTGTGCTGGAAAACTCCCGCGATAAAATTGTACCACTGGACAATGAACTAAAAGCAGTTGAAAACTATTTAATTGTACAAAATTTAGGCGCAAGCCAACCTTACAACTATAGCATTGACCTAGAGGCACACATTAACCCGCAAGATATATTGATTCCGCCTATGATGATTCAACCTTTTGTAGAAAATGCCATTGAGCACGGTTTTACAGGCAAAAAAGAAGATAAGAGAATTCAAGTAAACATAGCATTTGCCAACCAAAAGCTGACGTGTGCAGTAGTAGACAATGGGGTGGGCATTGGGGAAGAAATGCTACAAAAAAATGAGTCAAAAAAATCGCTTGCCACTGCCATTACCACCGAACGCCTCAAGATATTTTCAAAAGAGTTTAAAGTAAAAACAGCCATTGACATCCAGAACCGGGCTAATTTTAACGAAAAAGGAACTATTGTGACACTGGTATTACCTTATAAAATAAAGAAGGATGATTAA
- the solA gene encoding N-methyl-L-tryptophan oxidase yields MQDTLYDAIVIGVGAMGAAATYYLANQGAQVLALEQYDIVHPHGSHFGQSRLIRKAYAEHPDYVPLLERAYTNWTSLEQATQQKLYHEVGLAYLGTPEAQFIKDVKASAQQYDIPLETYLSEVAQKRFPQFKLLPNQEAVWEPNAGYITPERTLTVLTQAAQQQGADIRTREIVFNWQLKEGKVKVSTNQGTYFAHKLIVTAGAYTAKILPQLADDLQVTRQLMAWIKPKKAIDNMPCWIVDLPEVPGIYYGFPWLPPEWLATEANQTVGFKLGHHTPGQAVLPKDLPLTENKELIAQEKANLQAFIAQHLPDLQGDFVEVKHCLYTYSPDEHFIIDYLPETHQKVVIAAGFSGHGFKFVPAIGEILADLALKGSTNLPIGFLSLSRLQQ; encoded by the coding sequence ATGCAAGATACTCTATACGATGCCATTGTAATAGGTGTAGGCGCCATGGGCGCTGCGGCTACTTATTACCTGGCCAACCAAGGGGCGCAAGTGCTTGCCCTTGAGCAATACGACATAGTACATCCGCATGGATCGCACTTTGGGCAAAGCCGCCTGATAAGAAAAGCCTACGCTGAGCACCCCGATTATGTTCCTTTGCTGGAGCGGGCTTACACCAATTGGACAAGTTTAGAACAAGCCACACAACAAAAGCTGTATCATGAGGTGGGGCTTGCCTATTTGGGTACACCCGAAGCCCAATTTATTAAAGACGTGAAGGCGTCTGCTCAACAATATGATATTCCATTGGAAACCTACTTGTCCGAAGTTGCCCAAAAGCGTTTTCCTCAGTTTAAACTTTTGCCCAACCAAGAGGCCGTATGGGAGCCCAACGCTGGGTATATCACTCCTGAGCGTACCCTGACTGTTTTGACCCAAGCCGCCCAACAACAAGGAGCTGATATTCGTACGCGTGAAATCGTGTTTAACTGGCAGCTCAAAGAAGGAAAGGTAAAAGTAAGTACCAATCAAGGCACCTACTTTGCCCACAAGCTGATCGTGACCGCAGGTGCCTATACCGCTAAAATATTGCCTCAGCTTGCCGATGACCTTCAGGTAACCCGCCAATTGATGGCGTGGATAAAACCAAAGAAAGCTATAGACAACATGCCTTGTTGGATTGTTGATTTACCTGAAGTACCAGGCATTTATTATGGTTTTCCGTGGCTGCCGCCCGAATGGTTGGCCACAGAAGCCAATCAAACCGTGGGTTTTAAACTAGGGCATCATACTCCAGGGCAGGCAGTGCTACCCAAAGACTTACCTCTGACCGAAAATAAGGAACTTATTGCGCAGGAAAAAGCCAACTTACAGGCGTTTATTGCTCAGCACTTACCCGATTTACAGGGCGATTTTGTAGAGGTGAAGCATTGCTTGTATACCTACTCGCCCGACGAACACTTCATCATTGATTACTTGCCTGAGACCCATCAAAAAGTAGTGATAGCGGCAGGCTTTAGTGGGCACGGGTTTAAATTTGTGCCTGCTATAGGTGAAATACTTGCCGACCTTGCCCTCAAAGGCAGCACCAACCTACCTATTGGGTTTTTATCGTTGTCGCGGCTGCAGCAGTAG
- a CDS encoding sensor histidine kinase, with protein MVSTFKESSKALKAKFGWSDLVIFVVVTVLLGTMSRIEKPEKTFSLLDTLISTSSVLIPIYINHFLLVPRFFDKGHFTRYVIVFVVFWGIVTTLSALSLDAHDYEKYGTIWQFIPLLAIGQLMILLVGLTMLFTKRAILQTQVKLKNKVLIQQMEMKLLKAQLNPHFLFNSLNNIYALSLDSLPETSDTILKLSELMRYQLQSSQKQTLPLADELQFVQNYIDLERIRLTEKSDVQLHIEGEVAHQQIAPMLLIPFIENSFKHGINTIQDNFIHIFIHVQHHHLSFDIKNSIPSKNAKRISTKTGLDNTQRRLNLLYKNQYDLNITAENNTFKVHLELELT; from the coding sequence ATGGTAAGCACTTTTAAAGAGAGTTCCAAGGCACTGAAGGCAAAGTTTGGCTGGAGCGATTTAGTTATTTTTGTGGTGGTAACTGTGCTGCTTGGAACAATGAGTCGCATAGAAAAGCCCGAAAAAACTTTTAGTCTACTGGACACCCTGATCAGTACTTCTTCAGTATTGATACCCATTTATATCAATCACTTTTTATTGGTGCCTCGCTTTTTCGACAAGGGACATTTTACTCGTTACGTCATCGTTTTTGTCGTTTTTTGGGGCATTGTTACTACCCTGTCAGCATTGTCGCTAGATGCCCATGACTATGAAAAATATGGTACCATTTGGCAATTTATCCCATTGTTGGCAATTGGGCAATTGATGATACTATTGGTGGGACTGACCATGTTGTTTACCAAACGTGCTATTTTGCAAACCCAGGTAAAGCTCAAAAACAAAGTGTTGATTCAGCAAATGGAAATGAAACTGCTCAAGGCACAGCTCAATCCACATTTTTTATTTAATTCTCTCAACAATATTTATGCATTAAGCCTCGATAGCCTGCCCGAAACCTCTGATACTATCCTCAAACTGTCTGAGCTGATGCGTTACCAATTGCAAAGTAGTCAAAAACAAACTTTACCTCTGGCCGACGAGTTGCAATTTGTGCAAAACTACATAGATCTGGAGCGTATCCGTCTCACTGAAAAATCGGATGTACAGTTGCACATAGAGGGAGAGGTTGCTCACCAGCAAATAGCCCCTATGTTGCTCATTCCGTTCATCGAAAACAGCTTTAAGCACGGCATAAATACCATACAAGATAATTTTATTCACATATTTATTCATGTACAGCACCACCACCTAAGCTTTGACATTAAAAATAGCATTCCTTCTAAAAATGCAAAACGAATTTCTACCAAAACAGGACTGGATAACACCCAGCGTAGACTCAATCTTTTGTATAAAAATCAATATGACTTGAATATTACTGCAGAAAACAATACCTTTAAAGTACACCTTGAGCTAGAATTGACCTGA
- a CDS encoding LytR/AlgR family response regulator transcription factor, protein MKLKCLLVDDEPLAHKIIQNYIARLNTLEVVGSCYNAIEALNFLYEHEVDLMFLDIQMPELNGLDMLKTLPHSPKVILTTAYTEFALESYEFGVVDYLLKPIAFPRFLKAVNRVIDDSSELQRSEKPPVINQQYSNANESLNGYLFLKENQVTHKVFLNNILFIQAYGNYLKFFTEDKMIMVADTMKNIMAQLPESDFVRVHKSYIVSLSKIDQIEGNQIKIINHTLPVGNKYRLVFEQKFKR, encoded by the coding sequence ATGAAGTTAAAATGTCTACTGGTAGATGATGAACCTTTGGCACATAAAATCATCCAAAATTATATAGCCCGCCTCAACACCCTCGAGGTGGTGGGCAGTTGTTATAATGCCATAGAGGCGCTTAACTTTTTATATGAGCATGAAGTAGACCTGATGTTTTTGGACATTCAGATGCCTGAACTCAACGGGCTGGATATGCTCAAGACCTTGCCCCATTCGCCCAAAGTTATTTTGACCACTGCTTATACCGAATTTGCCTTAGAGAGTTACGAGTTTGGAGTGGTAGATTATTTATTAAAGCCCATTGCCTTTCCTCGGTTTCTGAAGGCGGTAAACCGGGTAATAGATGACTCTTCAGAGCTGCAAAGATCAGAAAAACCCCCAGTCATCAATCAACAGTACTCCAACGCTAACGAAAGCTTGAACGGCTACTTGTTTTTGAAAGAAAACCAGGTGACCCACAAAGTATTTTTAAACAATATATTGTTTATACAAGCTTATGGTAATTATCTGAAGTTTTTTACGGAGGATAAAATGATTATGGTGGCCGATACCATGAAAAACATTATGGCACAATTGCCCGAAAGTGATTTTGTAAGGGTGCATAAATCTTACATTGTTTCATTGAGTAAAATAGATCAGATAGAAGGAAACCAAATCAAAATTATCAACCATACTTTGCCGGTGGGTAATAAGTACCGTTTG